TCGGCGGTGGGCAGCATCCAGCCGGGCTTCTCCTTGAGCAGCTTGTCGCGGTCGGGCCGCACGCTGCGCAGGAACTTCTTGAAGATGTTGGTGGTGAGCGAGAAGCGCCGGCAGATCTCCTGCGAACGGCTCAGGCGCAGAGGGTGCGCCGGCGAGTCtggcctctcccctcctcctcctcctcctcctcctctccgctcctcctcGAACAAGTCCTCCTCCCCggcctcctccctctccagctCGGGCAGGTCCAGCCAGTTGCCCACGAGGTCGGCGAAGACGTTATCGCCGAGCACCAGCGGCTGGCGGTTGCGCGAGCGGCTCATCAGAGACGACGTCCAGTCGCTGGACTCGTCCATGCTGTCCTGCGAGTACTCGCTGTCCAGGGACGGGCCTTCGCGGGACAGGCTGTAGAGGATGCCTGGCAGGTCCAGCGAGGGTCGTGAGTGCCGGGGGGCgtactgctgctggtggtggtggtgttgggacTGTGGCAGTGGGCACTCGGAGGGCAGGTAGCCCAAGCGCGGGCCGCAGTAATCCACCTGGGGGGCAGTGTAGCCAGACACCCTCCACGCAGGGAGCCCCTCGCTCTCCAGGCTGGAGGAGGACGGCGAGGTCCCCAGGCTGCTGCGATGGCCAGCCCGCCACGGATGCTCCTGTGGCGGTGGGCGCAGTGCGGGAGGGCTGGGGTCCTCCTGGGGGTCCGGGTGGCAGGGCTGGGCCTGAGGTTCGGGTGCGAGTGGTGGGGCAGATGTTTCGGCAGCGACAGCGGCAGCAGGGGTCGGTCTGACCGGGGGTCTGCCGGAGATCTCCAGGCGCTCAAGGGCGGTCTGCACCTGGAGGAGTTTGAGCTCCTGTAACGCCCCCATC
Above is a genomic segment from Alosa sapidissima isolate fAloSap1 chromosome 4, fAloSap1.pri, whole genome shotgun sequence containing:
- the LOC121707818 gene encoding PAK4-inhibitor INKA2-like; the encoded protein is MDRHLSKNERKNMDACLRRLKQELLSMREAGDGLHAQMNSMMGALQELKLLQVQTALERLEISGRPPVRPTPAAAVAAETSAPPLAPEPQAQPCHPDPQEDPSPPALRPPPQEHPWRAGHRSSLGTSPSSSSLESEGLPAWRVSGYTAPQVDYCGPRLGYLPSECPLPQSQHHHHQQQYAPRHSRPSLDLPGILYSLSREGPSLDSEYSQDSMDESSDWTSSLMSRSRNRQPLVLGDNVFADLVGNWLDLPELEREEAGEEDLFEEERRGGGGGGGGERPDSPAHPLRLSRSQEICRRFSLTTNIFKKFLRSVRPDRDKLLKEKPGWMLPTADAPDAELLKRPRKAAKPKASFYLPFWASSPQGKGRPAAPTAEDQGLREPPHSGIFIDRRQAECLDKPLQSPYPRVYLDRRQPEAVERLQPLFDHNTAVWV